In one Shinella zoogloeoides genomic region, the following are encoded:
- a CDS encoding flagellar export protein FliJ, giving the protein MKSRESLVRLKEFQVKDKRRQLAQLQLMMSEFERMSKELESQIAIEEKKSGITDPGHFAYPTFAKAARQRSDNLQVSIRELKVQQDAAELALEEAEAEFAKASALEERDNAVRMRA; this is encoded by the coding sequence ATGAAGTCGCGTGAGAGCCTAGTTCGCCTGAAGGAATTTCAGGTGAAAGACAAAAGACGGCAACTGGCCCAGCTGCAGCTGATGATGTCCGAATTCGAACGGATGTCGAAGGAGCTGGAAAGCCAGATCGCCATCGAGGAAAAGAAGTCGGGGATCACCGATCCCGGCCATTTTGCCTATCCCACCTTTGCCAAGGCGGCGCGGCAACGCTCCGACAACCTCCAGGTTTCCATCCGGGAACTGAAGGTGCAGCAGGATGCGGCCGAACTGGCGCTGGAAGAGGCGGAGGCGGAATTCGCCAAGGCTTCGGCGCTGGAAGAGCGGGACAACGCGGTCCGGATGCGCGCCTGA